A section of the Mesorhizobium loti genome encodes:
- a CDS encoding ABC transporter substrate-binding protein, translating into MKKGTSGTGGVDRRAVLKGMGGLGLAVAGAGILGMPKDASAAESLNYMCWEGYNAPSILDPFQKQKDVSISVDLITDSAGGFAKLAAGASKDFDLVSSDSPWIARMGPAGICRYIDDKDFADQYAEFYPQFRAPFTPLQFEGKATGLPTRWGWVGPTVNTKFDKLETWSSYAPVFDAAYKDKICLLDWGDWPIMPLALYAGVNPYVELDQAALDEVRKVLRAAFKNTRAIVADLAIAQKGLIDGSFRALIGGGTYATSSLRMKGHDYIQSIVPEPRNGLKQGIIWMEATGLIANDRDSKVAADFLKYIVSPEVAKQLSITEATCNLVPNAKTEALFSDAEKKALQMDYMWTAWDNSHFHTVAPNIDDMLAIWQEELAAR; encoded by the coding sequence ATGAAAAAGGGAACATCAGGCACCGGGGGCGTCGATCGCCGCGCGGTGCTGAAGGGCATGGGCGGCCTCGGGCTTGCGGTCGCGGGCGCCGGCATCCTCGGCATGCCGAAGGACGCATCCGCCGCCGAAAGCCTCAACTACATGTGCTGGGAAGGCTACAACGCGCCGTCAATCCTGGACCCGTTCCAGAAGCAGAAGGACGTCTCCATTTCCGTCGACCTGATCACCGACTCCGCGGGCGGCTTCGCCAAGCTCGCCGCCGGTGCATCGAAGGATTTCGACCTCGTTTCATCAGACAGTCCCTGGATCGCGCGCATGGGGCCGGCGGGCATCTGCCGCTACATCGACGACAAGGATTTCGCCGACCAATACGCCGAGTTCTACCCGCAGTTCCGTGCGCCCTTCACGCCCCTGCAATTCGAAGGCAAGGCAACAGGCTTGCCGACCCGCTGGGGCTGGGTCGGACCGACGGTCAACACCAAGTTCGACAAGCTCGAGACCTGGTCGAGCTACGCGCCGGTTTTCGACGCCGCCTACAAGGACAAGATCTGCCTGCTGGACTGGGGCGATTGGCCGATCATGCCGCTGGCCCTTTACGCCGGCGTCAATCCCTATGTCGAACTCGACCAGGCAGCACTGGACGAAGTGCGCAAGGTGCTGCGTGCAGCCTTTAAGAACACCCGTGCCATTGTCGCCGACCTGGCGATCGCCCAGAAAGGCCTGATCGATGGCTCGTTCCGGGCGCTGATCGGCGGCGGCACCTACGCCACCTCGTCGCTGCGCATGAAGGGCCACGACTACATCCAGTCGATCGTGCCCGAGCCGAGGAATGGCCTCAAGCAGGGCATCATCTGGATGGAGGCTACGGGCCTGATCGCAAACGACCGCGACTCCAAGGTCGCCGCCGACTTCCTGAAATACATCGTCTCGCCGGAGGTGGCCAAGCAGTTGTCGATCACCGAGGCGACCTGCAATCTCGTTCCGAACGCCAAGACGGAAGCGCTGTTCTCGGACGCCGAGAAGAAGGCGCTGCAGATGGATTATATGTGGACGGCCTGGGACAACAGCCACTTCCACACCGTCGCGCCGAACATCGACGACATGCTGGCGATCTGGCAGGAAGAACTGGCCGCGCGTTGA
- a CDS encoding glutamine synthetase family protein produces MSTVNEAGAAFASGVEKLGARAVHIGMMDPAGEFRDKLVSVDKAVKLAAKGYPFCEVLYFWDIAEKTFIDGAFIDRPAFLDAASLRKYPFAEDAALCIADFSGDFGKRSPRNLCQRLIGDAAELGFDVFSAFEYEFFLFDETPESLRAKGYRDLTYFAQGNRTYSLQTSAIHGDLLQGLHDTMTTMGIGLDAIHTELGPGCFEAPLTYAKGLKSPDDAALFKNFAKAYFSRNGLTAGFMSKLSPALPGQSGHLHVSMRDRQGNAVFADPGAQDGISRLGRHFIGGLVGLMPELLAMCAQTVNAYKRLVPGAWAPTSANWGVQNRTAAVRVINDEPESTRVEFRVPSADANPYLALALCIGAGLHGIRNEIEPPGGSGENFYAATPSLEAVFPSDLGQAAERLNASTVAREIFGEDFIDSFVTGRRFEYGEYQKQVSEWEIRRYLGIV; encoded by the coding sequence ATGTCGACAGTCAATGAAGCCGGTGCGGCCTTCGCGTCTGGTGTTGAAAAGCTTGGCGCCAGGGCCGTGCACATCGGCATGATGGACCCAGCCGGCGAATTTCGCGACAAGCTGGTCTCCGTCGACAAGGCAGTCAAGCTGGCCGCCAAGGGCTATCCGTTCTGCGAGGTCCTCTATTTCTGGGATATCGCCGAGAAAACCTTCATCGACGGCGCTTTCATCGACCGGCCGGCATTCCTCGATGCCGCGAGCCTGCGCAAATATCCGTTCGCGGAGGATGCCGCGCTCTGCATCGCCGATTTCTCGGGCGATTTCGGCAAGCGTTCGCCGCGCAATCTTTGCCAAAGGCTGATAGGGGATGCCGCTGAACTTGGCTTCGACGTGTTCTCGGCATTCGAATACGAGTTCTTCCTGTTCGACGAGACGCCCGAAAGCCTACGCGCCAAGGGCTATCGCGACCTCACCTATTTCGCGCAGGGCAACCGCACCTATTCGCTGCAGACATCGGCCATCCATGGCGACCTGCTGCAGGGCCTGCACGATACGATGACGACTATGGGGATCGGCCTCGACGCCATCCACACCGAACTCGGGCCGGGATGTTTTGAAGCACCGCTCACTTATGCCAAGGGCTTGAAATCCCCGGACGACGCGGCGCTGTTCAAGAATTTCGCCAAGGCCTATTTCTCCCGCAACGGCCTGACCGCCGGCTTCATGTCGAAGCTTTCGCCGGCGCTGCCAGGCCAGTCCGGCCACCTGCATGTCTCCATGCGCGACCGGCAGGGCAATGCGGTGTTCGCCGATCCCGGCGCGCAGGATGGCATCAGCAGGCTCGGGCGTCATTTCATCGGCGGCCTGGTCGGGCTTATGCCGGAACTGCTGGCCATGTGCGCCCAAACAGTCAACGCCTACAAGCGGCTGGTGCCCGGCGCCTGGGCGCCGACCTCGGCCAATTGGGGTGTCCAGAACCGCACGGCGGCGGTGCGCGTCATCAATGACGAGCCCGAATCCACCCGCGTCGAGTTTCGCGTGCCCTCGGCCGACGCCAATCCCTATCTGGCGCTGGCGCTCTGCATCGGCGCTGGCCTTCACGGCATCCGCAACGAGATCGAGCCGCCGGGCGGCAGCGGCGAGAATTTCTATGCCGCGACCCCTTCGCTGGAGGCCGTCTTCCCGTCGGATCTCGGTCAGGCGGCGGAGCGGCTCAACGCAAGCACAGTCGCCCGCGAGATCTTCGGCGAGGACTTCATCGACAGCTTCGTTACCGGACGACGCTTTGAGTATGGCGAGTACCAGAAGCAGGTAAGCGAATGGGAGATCAGGCGGTACCTCGGCATCGTCTGA
- a CDS encoding helix-turn-helix transcriptional regulator: MIFAYSGTEKPICLYHNIDPVRAATVITAYANGPYLLDPFYRAATDPKAVGVRQLRRMAPDQFYSSEYFRQHYGLTKIRDEVGIVCRPAGSAAIVISFTRPMESPAFGRRDLKAIHDAEPVIRLLIERNWSNARLSPRGTDGEPVDPINATLNRMTGGVLTPREIEITSLILRGHSSAAIADALNIAEGTVKIHRKNIHQKLDISSQSELFSMFIFHLSKQ, from the coding sequence ATGATCTTCGCCTATTCCGGCACGGAAAAGCCGATCTGCCTCTACCACAATATCGATCCCGTACGCGCGGCGACCGTGATCACCGCCTATGCAAACGGACCTTATCTGCTCGATCCCTTCTACCGCGCGGCGACGGACCCGAAGGCCGTCGGGGTCAGGCAACTGAGAAGAATGGCGCCGGACCAGTTCTACAGTTCGGAGTATTTCCGCCAGCATTACGGCCTGACAAAAATTCGCGACGAGGTCGGCATCGTCTGCCGGCCGGCGGGGAGCGCGGCCATCGTCATCAGTTTCACCCGCCCGATGGAATCACCCGCGTTCGGACGGCGCGATCTCAAGGCTATCCATGATGCCGAACCGGTGATCCGGCTTTTGATCGAACGGAACTGGAGCAACGCTCGCCTCAGTCCGAGGGGAACCGATGGCGAACCGGTCGATCCGATAAATGCGACCCTGAACCGGATGACAGGCGGCGTGCTGACACCACGCGAGATCGAGATCACCTCGCTGATCCTGCGTGGACATTCGAGCGCGGCTATCGCCGATGCGCTGAACATCGCCGAGGGGACGGTTAAGATCCACCGCAAGAATATTCACCAGAAGCTTGATATCTCCAGCCAATCCGAACTGTTCTCGATGTTTATCTTTCATCTTTCGAAGCAATAA
- a CDS encoding DUF982 domain-containing protein encodes MMDNKPFETPVVVELGHVGKYRHIRSTQEAAECLMTVWPLNRGPRHRDALDTCLKVLEGYRSTADARRALIEAARESEVLVPEDKLFDDRLH; translated from the coding sequence ATGATGGACAACAAACCCTTTGAAACGCCGGTCGTGGTCGAACTCGGCCATGTCGGCAAGTATCGCCATATCCGCAGCACCCAGGAAGCGGCGGAATGTCTGATGACGGTGTGGCCGCTTAATCGCGGCCCGCGTCATCGTGATGCCCTCGACACTTGCCTCAAAGTGCTGGAAGGTTATCGTTCGACAGCGGATGCGCGACGGGCATTGATCGAGGCCGCCAGGGAATCTGAAGTACTGGTGCCCGAAGACAAGCTGTTCGACGACCGGCTGCATTGA
- a CDS encoding DUF2188 domain-containing protein, which translates to MAKLTYKIVEHDGGWAYKVGSTFSETFPTHQDALRAAEIASAEQQVAGATDGIQYEDADGKWHEELADGRDRPQTEVSD; encoded by the coding sequence ATGGCGAAGCTGACTTACAAGATCGTCGAGCATGACGGCGGCTGGGCCTACAAGGTCGGTTCGACCTTCTCGGAGACATTCCCCACCCATCAGGACGCACTGCGCGCCGCCGAGATCGCTTCGGCCGAGCAGCAGGTGGCAGGCGCGACGGACGGCATCCAGTATGAGGATGCCGACGGCAAATGGCACGAGGAACTGGCTGACGGCCGCGACCGGCCGCAGACCGAGGTGTCAGACTAA
- a CDS encoding alpha/beta fold hydrolase, producing MLISILSWLLALLFLLAALGIACLVLATLWIAAKAQRLVPPVGKFIEIDGNRIHYVDVGEGRPIVFLHGLGAQLHHFRHTLFGHFGPGYRLIALDRPGSGYSVRANGATGRLPEQAALVRRFIERLGLETPLVVGHSLGGAVTLTLAVEHPEAISGIALLAPLTHLETRARQRFDLLYIPSRLLRWVMAYTVAIPLSLRYARPTMEFIFGPQAFPEDYMVAGGGWLGLRPGNFQATSADIVAIEQDLGRIEQRYDEIAMPAGILFGTADRVIDIRIHGEPMRGGIEGLDFEPVDGVGHMPQFVEPRRVIGFIERIGARAFPSPQPHDNFNEPSG from the coding sequence ATGCTGATATCGATCCTGTCTTGGCTGCTGGCCCTGCTGTTCCTGCTGGCGGCCCTGGGGATTGCCTGCCTGGTGCTGGCAACGTTGTGGATCGCGGCGAAGGCACAGAGACTGGTGCCGCCGGTCGGAAAATTCATCGAGATCGACGGCAACCGCATCCACTATGTCGATGTGGGCGAGGGCAGGCCTATCGTCTTCCTGCACGGGCTTGGTGCGCAACTCCATCACTTCCGGCACACGCTGTTTGGGCACTTTGGCCCGGGCTACCGGCTGATCGCGCTCGATCGTCCGGGATCGGGCTATTCGGTTCGCGCCAATGGCGCCACGGGCCGGTTGCCCGAACAGGCGGCCTTGGTGCGGCGCTTCATCGAAAGGCTGGGGCTGGAAACGCCGCTGGTGGTCGGCCACTCGCTGGGTGGCGCCGTCACGCTGACCCTGGCCGTGGAACATCCCGAGGCGATTTCGGGCATCGCCTTGCTGGCGCCGCTGACGCATCTGGAAACCCGGGCACGCCAGCGATTTGACCTGCTCTATATTCCCTCGCGCCTGTTGCGCTGGGTCATGGCCTATACCGTGGCGATACCTCTGAGCCTGCGCTATGCGCGGCCGACAATGGAGTTCATCTTCGGGCCGCAGGCTTTTCCCGAGGACTATATGGTCGCCGGCGGCGGGTGGCTCGGGCTGCGGCCAGGCAATTTCCAGGCGACATCAGCCGATATCGTGGCCATCGAACAGGATCTCGGTCGCATCGAACAACGCTATGACGAGATTGCCATGCCCGCCGGCATCCTCTTCGGAACCGCGGACCGCGTCATCGATATCCGCATCCACGGCGAGCCCATGCGAGGCGGGATCGAGGGGCTCGATTTCGAACCTGTCGATGGCGTTGGCCATATGCCGCAGTTTGTCGAGCCCAGGCGGGTGATCGGTTTCATCGAGCGGATCGGCGCCAGGGCGTTTCCATCACCTCAGCCTCACGACAATTTCAATGAACCATCCGGCTGA
- a CDS encoding competence/damage-inducible protein A: MTEIVTAAMLVIGDEILSGRTKDKNIGHLADIMTAIGIDLKEVRIVPDEEDEIIAAVNAVRARYTYVFTTGGIGPTHDDITADSIAKAFGVPCEYDAKAYAMLEASYAARGIEYTEARKRMARMPRGADHIDNPVSVAPGFRIGNVHVMAGVPSIFQAMLDNVVPTLKTGTKMLSATVHCPFGEGLVGGPLGEIQKAHPDTIIGSYPKYGDGKFWTELVVRARSQEALDAARADVEAMVAGFAAKAS; encoded by the coding sequence ATGACCGAAATCGTTACCGCCGCCATGCTCGTCATCGGCGATGAAATCCTGTCCGGCCGCACCAAGGACAAGAATATCGGCCACCTCGCCGATATCATGACGGCGATCGGCATCGACCTGAAGGAGGTGCGCATCGTTCCCGACGAGGAAGACGAGATCATAGCCGCCGTGAATGCCGTGCGCGCACGCTACACCTATGTGTTCACCACCGGCGGCATCGGCCCCACCCATGACGACATCACTGCCGATTCGATCGCCAAGGCGTTCGGTGTTCCCTGTGAATACGACGCCAAGGCCTATGCGATGCTGGAGGCGAGCTATGCCGCGCGCGGCATAGAATACACCGAGGCGCGCAAGCGCATGGCGCGAATGCCGCGCGGCGCCGACCATATCGACAACCCGGTTTCCGTGGCGCCCGGCTTTCGCATCGGCAACGTCCATGTCATGGCCGGCGTGCCCTCGATCTTCCAGGCCATGCTCGACAATGTCGTGCCGACGCTGAAGACCGGCACGAAGATGCTGTCGGCGACGGTGCACTGTCCGTTCGGCGAGGGCCTCGTTGGCGGCCCATTGGGAGAGATCCAGAAAGCGCATCCGGACACGATCATCGGCTCCTATCCAAAGTATGGCGACGGCAAGTTCTGGACCGAACTGGTGGTTCGCGCCCGCAGCCAGGAGGCGCTTGACGCCGCGCGCGCCGATGTCGAGGCGATGGTGGCGGGTTTCGCCGCCAAGGCGAGTTGA
- a CDS encoding universal stress protein yields the protein MRFKTIVAILQNEQDAERVLDCAIPLASRFQSHLIGIHAEALPVPYTSATGFPDTEFLQVSADMSRERAEKLQAVFLRQIEDSGLSFEWRSLESFSGDSALTGISSVRAADLIIAAQSETGSDPSADVGTLVYDAGRPVLVVPPQGPLLTTFKHVLLIWNGSKEAARAAFDALPFIIEAEKTEILIIDPPDTLDDSPEAAGTEIASSLSRHGASVGVCVQKSGGIPVEDMIQTRIVETGADLLVLGAYSHSWLRRLLFGGVTRSVLRTAPVAAFLSR from the coding sequence ATGCGCTTCAAGACCATCGTTGCCATTCTGCAGAACGAGCAGGACGCGGAGCGCGTGCTCGACTGCGCCATTCCGCTCGCCAGCCGCTTCCAGAGCCACCTGATCGGCATCCATGCCGAGGCGCTTCCGGTGCCTTACACCTCGGCAACCGGTTTTCCCGACACCGAGTTCCTGCAGGTATCGGCCGATATGAGTCGCGAACGCGCCGAAAAGCTTCAGGCGGTTTTTCTGAGGCAAATCGAGGATTCAGGCCTGTCCTTCGAATGGCGCAGCCTGGAGAGCTTCTCCGGCGACAGTGCCCTGACCGGCATTTCGAGCGTGCGCGCCGCCGACCTGATCATAGCGGCGCAGAGTGAAACCGGCAGCGACCCGAGCGCGGATGTGGGCACGCTGGTCTACGATGCCGGCCGACCGGTGCTGGTGGTGCCGCCGCAGGGGCCGTTGCTCACCACTTTCAAGCACGTGCTGCTTATCTGGAACGGCAGCAAGGAGGCGGCGCGCGCAGCCTTTGACGCATTGCCCTTCATCATCGAGGCCGAGAAGACCGAGATATTGATCATCGATCCTCCCGATACGCTCGATGACAGCCCGGAGGCCGCCGGAACCGAAATCGCTTCGTCCCTTTCACGTCATGGCGCCAGTGTTGGCGTCTGCGTACAGAAATCGGGGGGCATCCCGGTCGAGGACATGATCCAGACGAGGATCGTCGAGACCGGCGCAGATCTGCTCGTTCTTGGCGCCTACAGCCATTCGTGGCTGCGTCGGCTTCTGTTCGGCGGAGTGACACGCTCGGTGTTGCGCACCGCGCCGGTGGCGGCCTTCCTGTCGCGGTAA
- the gpt gene encoding xanthine phosphoribosyltransferase — MSLPEKAFPVSWDQFHRDARALAWRLAGANKGQWKAIVCITRGGLVPAAIISRELGIRIIETVCVASYHDYSSQGQLQVLKEVTPALLAEDGAGVLIIDDLTDTGKTAGIVRAMMPKAHFATVYAKPKGRPLVDTFVTEVSQDTWIYFPWDMGFTYQKPIADDHVG; from the coding sequence ATGTCCCTTCCCGAAAAAGCCTTCCCGGTCTCCTGGGACCAGTTCCATCGTGACGCCCGCGCTCTCGCCTGGCGGCTTGCCGGCGCCAACAAGGGTCAATGGAAAGCGATCGTCTGCATCACGCGCGGCGGGCTGGTTCCGGCCGCCATCATCTCGCGCGAACTCGGCATCCGCATCATCGAGACGGTCTGCGTTGCCTCCTATCACGACTATTCCAGCCAGGGGCAGTTGCAGGTGCTGAAGGAAGTCACCCCCGCGCTGCTTGCCGAGGATGGCGCAGGCGTGCTGATCATCGATGACCTGACCGACACCGGCAAGACCGCGGGCATCGTGCGGGCAATGATGCCGAAGGCCCACTTCGCCACTGTCTACGCCAAGCCCAAGGGCCGGCCGCTGGTCGATACGTTCGTCACCGAAGTCAGCCAGGACACCTGGATCTATTTCCCCTGGGACATGGGCTTCACCTACCAGAAGCCGATCGCCGACGATCACGTCGGCTGA
- a CDS encoding NUDIX hydrolase codes for MLTRPTTHNHLAERVRRLFGTAPCRLQVAALPWRDTGNGVEIMLITSRDTGRWVLPKGWPEAKEPLCEAAAREAGEEAGLRGSVSHLEAGRYFYAKVLASGEEVPCEVLVFPLRVDKIADRWKEKHSRTRKWVNSSEAVRMVNEPDLCQIIAYFCADPHRFS; via the coding sequence ATGTTGACGAGGCCAACGACGCACAACCATCTGGCTGAAAGGGTCCGGCGACTCTTCGGCACCGCGCCGTGCCGCCTGCAGGTCGCCGCCCTGCCCTGGCGCGATACCGGGAACGGCGTCGAGATCATGCTCATCACCAGCCGTGATACCGGCCGCTGGGTGTTGCCGAAGGGCTGGCCGGAGGCCAAGGAGCCACTCTGCGAAGCGGCGGCCCGCGAGGCCGGCGAGGAAGCCGGATTGCGCGGAAGCGTCTCCCATCTCGAAGCCGGCCGTTACTTCTATGCCAAGGTGCTGGCTTCGGGTGAAGAGGTGCCTTGCGAGGTGCTGGTGTTCCCGCTGCGTGTCGACAAGATCGCCGATCGTTGGAAGGAAAAGCACTCCCGCACCCGCAAATGGGTCAACTCCAGCGAAGCGGTGCGCATGGTCAATGAACCCGACCTTTGCCAGATCATTGCCTATTTCTGCGCAGACCCGCACAGATTCTCCTAG
- a CDS encoding PilZ domain-containing protein, translated as MANPVNPLPQEPGEPKREHRPRVLKGGSVITGIQNSEIAVMLRNQHASGAELKIPIEARVPDRFLLYVPLDGVAYRCDVRWRRNDRIGVQFTGTEPKPKLHYG; from the coding sequence ATGGCGAATCCCGTAAACCCACTTCCGCAAGAACCCGGCGAGCCGAAGCGCGAGCACCGTCCTCGCGTGCTCAAGGGCGGTTCCGTCATCACCGGGATTCAAAACTCGGAAATCGCCGTAATGCTTCGCAACCAGCATGCGAGCGGCGCCGAATTGAAAATACCGATCGAAGCGCGGGTTCCCGATCGTTTCCTTCTCTATGTGCCGCTTGACGGCGTGGCCTACCGCTGCGATGTCCGCTGGCGCCGCAATGACCGGATCGGCGTGCAATTCACCGGCACCGAGCCGAAGCCGAAACTGCATTACGGCTGA